The Meriones unguiculatus strain TT.TT164.6M chromosome 1, Bangor_MerUng_6.1, whole genome shotgun sequence genome has a segment encoding these proteins:
- the Mmp12 gene encoding macrophage metalloelastase translates to MKFLMLIVALQVSASGAAAMNDTEFAKGYLKKFYDFDDDRIPVTKTKTNRNFLEEKIQEMQQYFGLEATGQLDTPTLKIMHTPRCGVPDVQHLRAAPWRSRWMKRNLTYRIYNYTPDMKRSDVDYIFQKAFQVWSDVTPLRFQKIYKGVADIMILFAFGAHGDGSSFDGRGGTLAHAFYPGSGIQGDAHFDEAETWTKSSRGTNLFLVAVHELGHSLGLQHSNHPKSIMYPTYSYLDPNTFRLSAHDIRSIQTLYGAPVKSPQLANSDSLPTAACHQSLSFDAVTTVGDKILFFKDRFLWWKLPGSPDTNFTSISSVWPTIPSGIQAAYGIEGRNQLFLFKDDKYWLIKDLVPQPSYPRSIYSLGFPESVKKIDAAVFDPLRQKVYFFADKQYWRYDVRQQLMDPAYPKLISTHFPGVEPKIDAVFYFRKHYYIFQGTHQLEYDALLPRVTKKLKSTSWFGC, encoded by the exons ATGAAGTTTCTCATGCTGATCGTGGCCTTGCAGGTTTCTGCCTCTGGGGCTGCTGCCATGAATGACACAGAATTTGCTAAA GGGTACTTGAAAAAATTTTATGACTTTGACGATGACAGAATtccagtgacaaaaacaaaaaccaatagaAACTTCCTAGAAGAAAAAATCCAGGAAATGCAGCAGTACTTTGGGCTTGAAGCAACTGGGCAACTGGACACGCCAACTCTGAAGATAATGCACACACCTCGGTGTGGAGTGCCTGACGTGCAGCATCTTAGAGCAGCGCCCTGGAGGTCAAGATGGATGAAGCGTAACCTCACCTACAG GATCTATAATTACACTCCTGACATGAAGCGTTCGGATGTTGACTACATATTTCAGAAAGCTTTTCAAGTCTGGAGTGATGTGACTCCTCTGAGATTCCAGAAGATTTATAAAGGCGTGGCTGACATTATGATACTTTTTGCATTTGGAG CTCATGGAGATGGCAGTTCTTTTGACGGCAGAGGGGGCACCTTGGCCCACGCTTTTTACCCTGGATCTGGTATTCAAGGAGACGCGCATTTTGATGAGGCAGAAACCTGGACTAAAAGTTCTCGAG GCACGAACTTGTTCCTCGTTGCTGTTCATGAGCTTGGCCATTCCTTGGGGCTGCAGCACTCTAATCATCCCAAGTCAATCATGTACCCCACCTACAGTTATCTTGACCCCAACACATTTCGCCTCTCTGCTCATGACATACGTAGCATTCAGACCCTGTATG GAGCTCCGGTGAAAAGCCCACAGTTGGCAAATTCTGACAGTCTACCAACAGCTGCCTGTCACCAAAGCTTGAGCTTTGATGCTGTCACAACAGTGGGAGATAAAATCCTTTTCTTTAAAGACAG GTTCTTGTGGTGGAAGCTGCCCGGGAGCCCAGACACCAACTTTACTTCAATTTCTTCCGTATGGCCAACCATCCCATCCGGCATTCAAGCTGCCTACGGAATTGAAGGCAGAaaccaactttttctttttaaag ACGACAAGTACTGGTTAATAAAGGACTTAGTGCCACAGccgagctatcccagaagcatatACTCTCTGGGCTTCCCTGAGTCCGTGAAGAAGattgatgcagctgtctttgaccCGCTTCGCCAGAAAGTCTATTTCTTTGCAGATAAACAATATTGGAG GTATGATGTGAGGCAACAGCTCATGGACCCCGCTTATCCCAAACTGATTTCCACACACTTCCCAGGAGTTGAGCCTAAAATTGATGCAGTCTTCTATTTCAGAA aGCACTACTACATCTTCCAAGGAACCCACCAACTAGAATATGACGCCCTGTTGCCCCGTGTCaccaaaaagctgaaaagcacgAGCTGGTTTGGTTGTTAG